The following are from one region of the Silene latifolia isolate original U9 population chromosome 9, ASM4854445v1, whole genome shotgun sequence genome:
- the LOC141601217 gene encoding uncharacterized protein LOC141601217, which yields MKFAVWNIRGLNDSLKQLEVGRLLSNNKIDVFGLVETHVKTHKEDGIMSQFPNYVVVSNNIQGRVWLFYNPSTVVINKVVLHEQLIHCEAWFKMSNQHIAITFVYGYNDPRARVGLWDKLSYISSTMVLAWVVLGDFNVVRRLNERAGPNPPANQDIIDFNACLANCYLDDIHSMGSEFTWTNKQDVGTRTWARLDRVLVNPDWLTMFPTSYATSLPPGVSDHSPLVVTVAPSIQVPRRFSFLNAWQDHPDYQSIVNDAWNTSSYGTPMFQLFHKLKQVRFSLQLLHKIDFTNISEKVQVLRGQLEQCQIALQTDLFSPELLGEEKNLVQRQYRSEQEGTGHSFPTC from the coding sequence ATGAAATTTGCAGTTTGGAACATTCGAGGGCTAAATGATAGCCTAAAGCAGTTGGAAGTTGGTAGGTTATTATCTAATAATAAAATTGATGTCTTTGGCTTGGTCGAAACCCATGTCAAGACTCACAAAGAGGATGGAATAATGTCTCAGTTTCCTAATTATGTTGTTGTTAGTAATAATATTCAGGGAAGGGTTTGGCTTTTCTATAATCCTTCCACTGTTGTCATTAATAAAGTGGTCCTTCATGAGCAATTGATTCACTGTGAAGCTTGGTTTAAGATGAGCAATCAACATATAGCTATTACTTTTGTTTATGGCTATAATGATCCTAGGGCTAGAGTAGGTCTATGGGATAAGTTGTCTTACATTTCTTCCACAATGGTCCTTGCTTGGGTGGTTCTTGGTGATTTTAATGTGGTCAGGAGGCTGAATGAAAGAGCAGGCCCTAATCCCCCTGCTAACCAGGATATTATAGATTTTAATGCTTGTTTGGCCAACTGTTACTTAGATGACATACATAGTATGGGGTCTGAGTTCACTTGGACAAACAAGCAAGATGTGGGTACTAGAACCTGGGCGAGACTTGACAGGGTTCTAGTTAATCCTGACTGGTTAACTATGTTTCCTACTTCCTATGCTACTAGTTTGCCTCCTGGTGTGTCTGACCATTCACCTCTCGTAGTTACTGTGGCTCCTTCCATTCAAGTTCCAAGGAGGTTCAGTTTCCTTAATGCTTGGCAGGACCACCCTGACTATCAGAGTATTGTTAATGATGCTTGGAATACTTCTAGTTATGGAACACCAATGTTTCAACTGTTTCATAAGCTGAAGCAAGTGCGTTTTTCCCTCCAGCTTCTGCATAAGATTGATTTTACTAACATCTCTGAAAAAGTTCAAGTCCTTAGGGGGCAGTTGGAGCAATGTCAAATTGCACTCCAAACTGACTTGTTCTCCCCTGAGCTTCTTGGAGAAGAGAAAAACCTGGTTCAAAGGCAGTATCGATCTGAGCAAGAAGGAACTGGACATTCTTTTCCAACGTGCTAA